The following proteins are encoded in a genomic region of Magallana gigas chromosome 1, xbMagGiga1.1, whole genome shotgun sequence:
- the LOC136272995 gene encoding talin-2-like, translating to MRKKHNTDDELEWLDHSRTPREQGVLDVDTLLLRRKFFFSDQNVDQRDPVQLNLLYVQGKSNLIAAAKTVGEASQEVMTGIGETADNMDRMYQI from the exons ATGAGAAAGAAACACAACACGGACGACGAAC TGGAGTGGTTGGACCATTCACGGACCCCGAGAGAACAGGGGGTGTTGGACGTGGACACACTACTGCTGAGGAGGAAGTTCTTTTTCTCTGACCAAAACGTTGACCAGCGTGACCCTGTACAACTCAACctgctatatgtacag GGTAAATCTAACCTGATCGCGGCGGCTAAGACGGTCGGTGAGGCATCACAGGAAGTGATGACAGGCATCGGAGAGACAGCTGACAACATGGACAGGATGTACCAA ATTTGA